A window of bacterium contains these coding sequences:
- a CDS encoding uracil-DNA glycosylase, with product MNKIEEMNKLEVLAKKCKKCELYKHRKKVVFGSGNINSKIFFIGESPGKNEDETGIPFCGRAGEILDKLFNYISLKRKDVYITSVLKCRPPKNRQPKKEEIEKCGFYLERQIEIINPEIIVCLGRISLNFVSERYFKIKNPVISNLHGKIIETENRKILPVFHPAFAIYNPEKFEIMKKDFKKLKEIIC from the coding sequence ATGAATAAAATAGAAGAAATGAATAAACTTGAAGTTCTGGCAAAGAAATGTAAAAAATGTGAATTATATAAACACAGGAAGAAAGTTGTTTTTGGTTCCGGAAATATAAACTCAAAAATTTTTTTTATTGGAGAAAGTCCTGGAAAAAATGAGGATGAAACAGGTATTCCTTTTTGTGGTAGAGCAGGAGAAATTCTTGATAAACTTTTCAATTATATTTCTTTGAAAAGAAAAGATGTTTACATAACAAGCGTTTTAAAATGCAGACCACCTAAAAATAGACAGCCAAAAAAAGAAGAAATAGAAAAATGTGGTTTTTATCTTGAAAGGCAGATAGAAATAATAAATCCTGAGATTATTGTCTGTCTTGGAAGGATTTCTTTAAATTTTGTTTCTGAAAGGTACTTTAAAATAAAAAACCCTGTAATTAGTAATTTACACGGGAAAATTATAGAAACTGAAAATAGAAAAATTTTACCTGTTTTTCATCCTGCTTTTGCAATATATAATCCGGAAAAATTTGAAATAATGAAAAAAGATTTTAAAAAACTGAAGGAAATAATATGTTAG